One window of Trifolium pratense cultivar HEN17-A07 linkage group LG5, ARS_RC_1.1, whole genome shotgun sequence genomic DNA carries:
- the LOC123886445 gene encoding uncharacterized protein LOC123886445, translating to PIFNGDASLFEWWKERLYSNITAIDHELWDLVELGVTFVNLNEHGRLSIEHRKLLTPANLKTYTKHHRVKDIVVGAIRHEDYVRIENKSTAKSIFDSMCATYDGNEKVQEAKASLLIRQYELFTMQQDENIETMFTRFQILVSGLKALKRSYSTYDHVQKILRSLPIAWRPKVTAIEEAQNLKTLSLEALISNLRSHEMVLDADSETKKKSKSVALQSTKTTSKALKTQLLDIEEESSADGQEDEMNEDEFALFTKFQQWNRFNKRNFRGNSSRNFVSKKDDQKNCFNCKKPGHFIADCPEMSAKDKSKRYSSKKQQFKSKLRKSLMATFEELSSEEEVEEEEEANLALMASADSDVDSDDESESDSEVTDEVYLDSGCSRHMTGDKQLFSKLTMKEGGSVGFGGNQKGKIIGTGTVGNSSLSINDVWLVDGLKHNLLSISQFCDNGYVVVFNKESCTVSNQSDNSIIFKGLRKNNVYKINLSDLNEQKVMCLLTLSEEKWIWHKRLGHANWRLISKLSKLDLVRGLPKIKYHSNTLCGSCQKGKITKSSFKPKNIVSTSRPLELLHIDLFGPVNTASINGKKYGLVIVDDYSRWTWVKFLRT from the exons cctatattcaatggtgatgcttcattatttgagtggtggaaagagagactgtatagcaatattactgctattgatcatgagttgtgggatttggttgagttgggagtaacttttgtaaacctaaatgaacatggaaggttgtccattgaacatagaaagttactcacaccagctaacctaaaaacctacactaagcatcatagagtaaaggacattgttgttggcgctattagacatgaggattatgtcagaatagagaacaagtctactgctaaatctatctttgattctatgtgtgctacctatgatggtaatgaaaaggttcaagaggctaaagctagtcttttgataaggcaatatgaactattcactatgcaacaagatgaaaacattgagactatgtttacaaggtttcaaatccttgtatctggtcttaaagctctcaagagaagttattccacctatgaccatgttcagaagattctgagaagtcttcctattgcttggagacctaaggtcactgcaatagaggaagctcaaaatctcaagactctgagtcttgaagctctgataagcaatctcagaagccatgagatggttctggatgctgactcagaaactaagaagaagtccaagtcagtggctttacagtcaactaagactacttctaaggctcttaagactcagcttcttgatattgaagaagaatcttctgctgatggtcaagaggatgagatgaatgaggatgagtttgctttattcaccaagtttcagcaatggaacagatttaacaaaagaaatttcagaggtaacagctccagaaattttgtcagcaaaaaggatgatcagaagaactgcttcaactgtaagaagccaggacactttattgctgactgtccagaaatgtctgctaaagacaaaagcaaaagatacagctcaaagaagcaacaattcaagagtaaattgagaaagagtctgatggctacttttgaagagctatcatctgaggaagaagttgaggaagaagaagaggcaaatctagccctgatggcttcagctgactcagatgtagactcagacgatgaatcagaatcagattcagaagtaactgatgaggta tatctggatagtgggtgttcaaggcacatgactggtgataaacaactattttctaagctgactatgaaagaaggaggttctgttggttttggaggaaatcagaaaggaaagataataggtacaggtacagtaggtaattcctccctatctattaatgatgtttggttagttgatggacttaagcataatctattgagcataagtcaattttgcgacaatggttatgtagttgtctttaataaggaatcatgtactgtatctaatcaatctgataactccattatattcaaaggtctgagaaagaataatgtttataaaattaatctttctgatttgaatgaacaaaaagtgatgtgtcttttgaccttgagtgaggaaaaatggatctggcataagaggttaggccatgctaactggaggttaatctctaagcttagtaagcttgaccttgtcagaggtttacccaaaatcaaatatcactcaaacacactttgtggttcatgtcaaaaaggaaagattacaaaatcttcttttaaacctaagaacattgtctctacctcaagaccattggaacttcttcacattgatctttttggaccagttaacactgcttcaatcaatggaaagaagtatggattagtaattgttgatgattacagtagatggacttgggtaaaattcctaagaaca